The following are encoded together in the Streptomyces rapamycinicus NRRL 5491 genome:
- a CDS encoding glycosyltransferase family 2 protein, whose product MTDRPRLSIGLPVYNGEEYLAESLDALLGQTYEDFELVISDNASTDGTEDICREYAARDARVRYLRLPRNIGATPNHNRVFAECRGELFKWASHDDLYARDLLRACVQALDERPDVILAHADQAVIDGDGEVKVPYEYTLATGSPHPAERFRSMLFEPGGDDFYGVIRAAALRRVKPMDSYHHADRTFVAEIALHGRFHQVPELLYFRRDHPTRAERANPSKRSRCVNLDPRRAGPLHPTPRLLAEYVWGFASAIRRAPLCAADRRTCYRHLAAWMTSRARPGAGERVEDRAPVDPAELTVSVDALVAGREGRRA is encoded by the coding sequence ATGACCGACCGACCCAGGCTGAGCATCGGCCTGCCCGTGTACAACGGCGAGGAGTACCTGGCCGAGTCGCTCGACGCCCTGCTCGGCCAGACCTACGAGGACTTCGAGCTGGTCATCTCCGACAACGCCTCGACCGACGGGACCGAGGACATCTGCCGCGAGTACGCCGCGCGGGACGCGCGCGTCCGGTACCTCCGGCTGCCCCGGAACATCGGCGCCACGCCGAACCACAACCGGGTGTTCGCCGAGTGCCGCGGCGAGCTGTTCAAGTGGGCCTCGCACGACGACCTTTACGCCCGCGACCTGCTGCGGGCTTGTGTCCAGGCGCTGGACGAGCGGCCGGACGTGATCCTCGCACACGCCGACCAGGCCGTCATCGACGGCGACGGCGAGGTGAAGGTCCCGTACGAGTACACGCTCGCCACCGGCTCACCGCACCCGGCGGAGCGCTTCCGCAGCATGCTGTTCGAGCCCGGTGGCGACGACTTCTACGGGGTGATCCGGGCCGCCGCGCTGCGCCGGGTGAAGCCCATGGACAGCTACCACCACGCGGACCGCACGTTCGTCGCCGAGATCGCCCTGCACGGGCGCTTCCACCAGGTGCCGGAACTGCTGTACTTCCGCCGCGACCACCCCACCCGCGCCGAGCGGGCGAACCCGAGCAAGCGCTCCCGGTGCGTCAACCTGGACCCGCGCCGGGCGGGCCCGCTCCACCCGACGCCCCGGCTGCTCGCCGAGTACGTCTGGGGCTTCGCCTCGGCGATCCGGCGGGCCCCGTTGTGCGCGGCCGACCGGCGCACGTGCTACCGCCACCTGGCCGCGTGGATGACCAGCCGGGCCCGGCCGGGCGCCGGTGAACGGGTCGAGGACCGCGCCCCGGTCGACCCGGCCGAGCTGACCGTCTCCGTCGACGCCCTCGTCGCCGGGCGTGAGGGGCGGCGGGCATGA
- a CDS encoding polysaccharide pyruvyl transferase family protein: protein MRTATRVGVFGLLGSGNLGNDGSLEAVLGYLRAEHPEAVVDALCGGPEAVTARFGIPATRLHWNRAEYRTASRAGAIAAKGLGKLVDVFRTAAWVRRHDVVIVPGMGVLEATLPLRPWGFPYSLFLLCASGRLLRTRVALVSVGAAEIRNRPTRALVRWSGRLAAYRSYRDAQSRDAMRAMGVDTARDEVYPDLAFALPTTSAAMSSGTVCVGVMDFHGGNDDRARADEIYRRYLDGTIRFVRALVEEGRPVRLLTGDDCDASVVAAILDAVDSALVTAAEPASLADLMNEMAAADAVVAVRYHNLICALKTGTPVLALCYAAKSDALMDRMGLGAYCHPARAVDADRLLEQFRDLEKHSAELRHTLTERNRAAAQQLARQFAALTAALFPATDHAHAHAHREAR from the coding sequence ATGAGGACGGCGACACGTGTGGGGGTGTTCGGCCTGCTCGGCTCCGGCAACCTCGGCAACGACGGGTCACTCGAGGCCGTGCTCGGCTACCTCCGCGCCGAGCACCCGGAGGCGGTCGTGGACGCGCTGTGCGGGGGACCCGAGGCCGTCACGGCCCGGTTCGGGATCCCCGCCACGCGGCTGCACTGGAACCGCGCGGAGTACCGGACCGCGTCGCGCGCGGGCGCGATCGCGGCGAAGGGCCTGGGCAAACTCGTCGATGTCTTCCGCACCGCCGCCTGGGTGCGCCGGCACGACGTGGTGATCGTGCCGGGCATGGGCGTGCTGGAGGCCACGCTGCCGCTGCGGCCGTGGGGCTTCCCGTACTCGCTGTTCCTGCTCTGCGCGAGCGGCCGGCTGCTGCGCACCCGGGTCGCGCTGGTCAGCGTGGGCGCGGCCGAGATCCGCAACCGGCCGACCCGGGCCCTGGTGCGCTGGTCGGGGCGGCTGGCCGCGTACCGGTCGTACCGGGACGCCCAGTCCCGGGACGCGATGCGGGCGATGGGCGTGGACACCGCGCGCGACGAGGTCTACCCCGACCTCGCGTTCGCTCTGCCGACGACTTCGGCCGCCATGTCCTCGGGTACGGTCTGCGTTGGCGTCATGGACTTCCACGGCGGCAACGACGACCGCGCCCGGGCCGACGAGATATACCGGCGCTACCTCGACGGGACGATCCGGTTCGTCCGTGCGCTGGTCGAGGAGGGCAGGCCGGTCCGGCTGCTCACCGGTGACGACTGCGACGCGTCGGTGGTCGCCGCGATCCTCGACGCGGTGGACTCAGCCCTGGTCACCGCTGCCGAACCGGCCTCACTGGCCGACCTGATGAACGAGATGGCGGCTGCGGACGCCGTCGTGGCGGTCCGGTACCACAACCTGATCTGCGCGCTGAAGACCGGCACACCGGTACTGGCCCTCTGCTATGCGGCGAAGAGCGACGCGCTCATGGACCGGATGGGCCTCGGCGCGTACTGCCACCCGGCGCGCGCCGTCGACGCCGACCGGCTGCTCGAACAATTCAGGGACCTGGAGAAGCACTCGGCCGAACTGCGGCACACCCTCACCGAGCGGAACCGGGCCGCCGCACAGCAACTCGCCCGCCAATTCGCCGCGTTGACCGCGGCCCTCTTCCCGGCGACAGACCACGCACACGCCCACGCGCATCGGGAGGCTCGATGA
- the rfbC gene encoding dTDP-4-dehydrorhamnose 3,5-epimerase, giving the protein MKATEVPQIAGAYLFEPTPYADERGFFCRTFDADVIRSVGLDPDAFVQDSLSRSVRGVLRGLHLRSGAGEAKLVRCSYGRIFDVVVDLRPESPTYLGRASFELSGETQTTLYIPAGCAHGFQALTEAADTSYRIDRPHDPAEDVTIAFDDPELAIGWPLPVTSMSQRDREAPSLAEVLKHKEG; this is encoded by the coding sequence ATGAAAGCGACCGAAGTACCGCAGATCGCCGGCGCGTACCTGTTCGAGCCGACGCCGTACGCCGACGAGCGCGGCTTCTTCTGCCGCACCTTCGACGCCGACGTGATCCGCTCGGTGGGCCTCGACCCGGACGCCTTCGTGCAGGACAGCCTGTCCCGCTCGGTCCGGGGCGTGCTGCGCGGCCTGCATCTGCGCTCCGGCGCCGGTGAGGCCAAGCTGGTGCGGTGCTCGTACGGAAGGATCTTCGACGTCGTCGTGGACCTGCGGCCCGAGTCGCCGACCTACCTGGGCCGGGCCTCCTTCGAACTGTCCGGCGAGACGCAGACGACCCTGTACATCCCGGCGGGGTGCGCGCACGGCTTCCAGGCGCTGACCGAGGCCGCCGACACCTCGTACCGTATCGACCGCCCGCACGATCCGGCCGAGGACGTGACGATCGCCTTCGACGACCCGGAGCTCGCCATCGGCTGGCCGCTGCCGGTCACATCGATGTCCCAGCGGGACCGGGAGGCGCCGAGCCTCGCCGAGGTCCTGAAGCACAAGGAAGGGTGA
- a CDS encoding glutamate-1-semialdehyde 2,1-aminomutase — protein sequence MATEHTEQTPEFLLPRSRTANERLHAMIPGGAHTYAKGDDQYPENLAPVISHGRGAHVWDIDGNRYVEYGSGLRSVSLGHAHPRVTEAVRRELDRGSNFVRPSIVEVEAAERFLATVPTAEMVKFAKNGSDATTAAVRLARAATGRPRVAICADHPFFSVDDWFIGTTPMSAGVPAATNELTVAFPYGDLAATEALLSRYQDEVACLILEPATHTEPTPGYLAGLRELADRHGCVLIFDEMITGFRWSEAGAQGLYGVVPDLSTFGKALGNGFAVSALAGRRELMELGGSRHSGDRVFLLSTTHGAETHSLAAAMAVQTTYAEEGITAQLHALGERLAAGVREAAAGTGVGEHIVVRGRASNLVFATLDGNGQPSQHYRTLFLRRLLAGGVLAPSFVVSSALGDADIEHTVDVVAQACAVYRKALDAGDPTPWLAGRPVKPVFRRLV from the coding sequence TTGGCCACCGAACACACCGAACAGACCCCCGAGTTCCTCCTGCCCCGCTCGCGGACGGCGAACGAGCGGCTGCACGCCATGATCCCCGGAGGCGCGCACACCTACGCCAAGGGCGACGACCAGTACCCCGAGAACCTGGCCCCGGTCATCAGCCACGGCCGCGGTGCCCACGTGTGGGACATCGACGGCAACCGCTACGTCGAGTACGGGTCCGGCCTGCGGTCGGTCAGCCTCGGCCACGCCCACCCACGCGTGACCGAGGCGGTGCGGCGGGAACTCGACCGCGGCAGCAACTTCGTCCGGCCGTCCATCGTGGAGGTCGAAGCCGCGGAACGCTTCCTGGCCACGGTACCGACGGCCGAGATGGTGAAGTTCGCGAAGAACGGCTCCGACGCCACCACCGCCGCGGTGCGCCTCGCCCGCGCCGCCACCGGGCGCCCGCGGGTGGCCATCTGCGCCGACCATCCGTTCTTCTCCGTCGACGACTGGTTCATCGGCACCACGCCGATGTCCGCCGGTGTTCCGGCGGCGACCAACGAGCTCACCGTGGCGTTCCCTTACGGGGACCTGGCCGCCACGGAGGCACTGCTCAGCCGGTACCAGGACGAGGTCGCCTGTCTGATTCTCGAACCCGCCACCCACACCGAGCCCACTCCCGGGTACCTCGCCGGTCTGCGCGAGCTGGCCGACCGGCACGGCTGCGTACTGATCTTCGATGAGATGATCACCGGCTTCCGCTGGTCCGAGGCGGGCGCCCAGGGCCTGTACGGCGTCGTCCCCGACCTCTCCACGTTCGGCAAGGCGCTGGGCAACGGATTCGCCGTCTCCGCGCTGGCCGGGCGCCGCGAGCTGATGGAGCTGGGGGGCTCGCGTCACTCCGGCGACCGGGTGTTCCTGCTGTCCACCACGCACGGTGCGGAAACGCATTCGCTGGCCGCCGCGATGGCCGTGCAGACCACCTACGCCGAAGAGGGCATCACCGCCCAACTGCACGCCCTCGGCGAGCGGTTGGCGGCGGGTGTCCGCGAGGCGGCGGCGGGCACGGGCGTCGGCGAGCACATCGTCGTCCGGGGCCGGGCCAGCAACCTGGTCTTCGCCACCCTCGACGGGAACGGGCAGCCGTCGCAGCACTACCGCACCCTGTTCCTGCGCCGGCTCCTCGCGGGCGGGGTGCTGGCCCCGTCGTTCGTGGTGAGCAGCGCGCTCGGCGACGCCGACATCGAGCACACCGTCGACGTGGTGGCCCAGGCATGTGCGGTGTACCGGAAGGCACTGGACGCCGGTGACCCCACCCCCTGGCTGGCCGGAAGACCGGTGAAACCCGTATTCCGCCGCCTGGTGTGA